In a genomic window of Hippoglossus stenolepis isolate QCI-W04-F060 chromosome 15, HSTE1.2, whole genome shotgun sequence:
- the guca1d gene encoding guanylate cyclase activator 1d, whose product MGNHGSNLEDILAEDMHHWYNKFMRESPSGLITLFELKAILGLKGMNENAHSYVDQVFFTFDMDGDGYIDFVEYIAAVSLMLKGEINQKLKWYFKLFDQDGNGKIDKDELETIFSAIQDITRNRDIGPEEIVALIFERIDVNGEGELTLEEFIEGARGHEDIMDMLKTLMDLTPVLVIIVEGREG is encoded by the exons ATGGGGAACCACGGCTCGAACCTGGAAGACATCCTGGCGGAGGATATGCACCACTGGTACAACAAGTTCATGCGAGAGTCTCCGTCAGGCCTCATCACGCTGTTCGAGCTGAAGGCCATTCTGGGCCTGAAGGGCATGAACGAGAACGCCCACAGCTACGTGGACCAGGTGTTCTTCACCTTCGACATGGACGGg GACGGTTACATCGACTTTGTGGAATATATCGCCGCCGTCAGTCTGATGCTGAAAGGAGAAATCAACCAGAAACTGAAGTGGTACTTCAAACTGTTTGACCAGGACGGCAACGGAAAGATCGACAAGGACGAACTGGAGACCATCTTCTCG GCCATCCAGGACATCACACGAAACAGAGATATCGGCCCAGAAGAGATCGTCGCGCTCATATTTGAGAGGATAGATGTGAACGGAGAAG GTGAGTTGACGCTTGAGGAGTTCATCGAAGGAGCCAGAGGCCACGAGGACATCATGGACATGCTGAAGACCCTGATGGACCTGACGCCAGTGTTAGTCATCATCGTGGAGGGGCGGGAGGGATGA
- the ccdc90b gene encoding coiled-coil domain-containing protein 90B, mitochondrial, with the protein MNALRRFHLWRFRTWRHFHLTAPTLTFDLRKVELTPLEQRKLTFDSHTMVTELEQSGFEKRQAELIVSALVTLTTANMDIVYRDMVTKSHQEIAVQQIVAHLDSIRKDMVILEKSEFANLRSENMKMKRELEQLWNRLKEETQKVRAETKLDINLESSRMSDMFSEQEKKLMETTTEFHHKKVDLENDNMEINKKIDLQVASLKTLLESLKLETVTYLAATVFSCLAIALGVYRLWK; encoded by the exons ATGAACGCGCTGCGGAGGTTCCACCTGTGGAGGTTTCGAACCTGGAGAC attTCCATTTGACGGCCCctacattgacctttgacctgagaAAAGTGGAACTGACGCCTCTGGAGCAGCGAAAGCTCACGTTCGATTCCCACACCATGGTGacagagctggagcagagcg GTTTTGAGAAGCGTCAGGCCGAGTTGATCGTCTCAGCTCTGGTGACTCTGACGACGGCGAATATGGACATTGTTTACAGAGACATGGTGACCAAGTCCCACCAG GAAATCGCTGTGCAGCAGATCGTAGCTCATCTGGACTCCATCAGGAAGGACATGGTGATCCTGGAGAAGAGCGAGTTCGCCAATCTGCGGTCTGAAAACATG AAAATGAAGCGCGAGCTGGAGCAGCTGTGGAACCGACTGAAG GAGGAGACTCAGAAAGTCCGAGCTGAAACCAAACTCGACATCAACCTGGAGAGCAGCAGGATGTCTGACATG tTCAGTGAACAGGAGAAGAAACTGATGGAGACGACGACAGAGTTCCACCACAAG AAAGTCGACCTGGAAAACGACAACATGGAGATCAACAAGAAGATCGACCTGCAGGTGGCGTCACTCAAAACTCTGCTGGAGTCTCTGAAACTGGAGACGGTCACCTACCTGGCAG CGACCGTGTTCTCGTGTCTCGCCATCGCTCTTGGCGTTTACAGACTGTGGAAGTGA
- the dub gene encoding duboraya, whose protein sequence is MEEEAVSQRSVAELAGRFRGPAPPDDDPEKPVRRRPPRSLQLPKAHGDDQEPPGVTSPLSAKTKRNSALIEKLQASLALSPSAQLTSPKSPAFRLLSPAFPPPSPGSAPVTTSSTATPTEEEGPVSFEAPPTVEEGSILSSINKSRARHSLRRRPPSRRHRTSSSGDEVGVADDVAEKATAAGEEVFKTDDKTDASTCPETKQSDKDDQSKTREEDEEEEEEEERVNGRMGEDKRDRPSSGREEEDAEEKRSQVDVTEGTGEKEEEKTP, encoded by the exons gAGGAGGCTGTGTCTCAGCGCTCGGTGGCTGAACTTGCAGGACGGTTCCGAGGCCCAGCTCCTCCAGATGATGACCCT GAGAAGCCGGTGAGACGTCGACCTCCTCGTTCACTACAGCTGCCGAAAGCACACGGAGACGACcaggag cctccAGGTGTCACCTCACCTCTTTCTGCCAAAACCAAGAGGAACTCTGCTCTGATCGAGAAGCTTCAG gcctcgctcgctctctctccctcggcCCAGCTGACGTCACCGAAGAGCCCCGCCTTCAGGCTGCTGTCTCCCGccttcccccctccctcccccggCTCCGCCCCAGTaaccacctcctccacagcgACGCCCACTGAGGAGGAGGGCCCCGTCTCCTTTGAGGCCCCTCCCACGGTGGAGGAGGGGTCCATCCTGTCGAGTATCAACAAG AGCCGAGCTCGTCACTCCCTCCGGCGACGCCCTCCATCCCGCCGCCACAGGACGTCCAGCAGCGGAGACGAGGTCGGAGTCGCTGATGACGTAGCAGAGaaagcaacagcagcaggagaagaagttTTCAAGACAGACGATAAAACTGATGCTTCAACGTGTCCTGAGACAAAACAATCAGACAAAGACGATCAGTCAAAGACCAgagaagaagacgaggaggaggaggaggaggaggagcgagtgAATGGACGGATGGGAGAAGACAAGCGAGACAGACCTTCATCAGGACGAGAAGAGGAAGAcgctgaggagaaaagatcacAAGTagatgtgactgaaggaacgggagaaaaagaagaagaaaaga CTCCATGA
- the alg8 gene encoding probable dolichyl pyrophosphate Glc1Man9GlcNAc2 alpha-1,3-glucosyltransferase isoform X1 yields MAAAECVSGRWFPALVFGVSLMKSVFITSYHSTDFEVHRNWLAITHSLPVSRWYYENSSAWTLDYPPLFAWFEFGLSHVAQHFDTNMLQVENLNYASSSAVLFQRLSVIFTDLVFVFGARECCRCVQEQKGSRDVLSRPSFVLAVLLLFNFGLLIVDHVHFQYNGFLFGFLLLSLAKHLQSQHLQGALLFSILLNLKHIYLYVAPAYGIFLLRSYCFTEDNKDGSVRWTSFSLLRLIGLGTIVASVCALSFGPFIMMGQLPQVLSRLFPFKRGLCHAYWAPNVWALYNVLDKSLATLGVRLKLLDETQLPRASMTGGLVQEFQHSVLPSVSPSVTLVCTLLSILPAVASIWWRPRGARGFLRCLLLCALGSFMFGWHVHEKAVLLAILPLSILAVESREDAGIFLVLTTTGHYSLFPLLFTPAELPIKVVLMLIFTIYSFTALRKLHSGQGSLLRPLEVVYLLGLVAVAIVCEVLFPLLPWQQKLPFLPLLVTSVYCSVGVCYSFLRLYVSLLRREKSKQL; encoded by the exons ATGGCGGCGGCGGAGTGTGTCAGCGGCCGCTGGTTTCCTGCTTTAGTGTTTGGAGTTTCTCTGATGAAGAGTGTGTTCATCACTTCAta tcattCCACAGACTTTGAGGTGCACAGGAACTGGTTGGCGATCACACACAGTCTCCCCGTGTCCAGGTGGTACTATGAG AACTCGTCTGCGTGGACCCTGGACTACCCGCCGCTGTTCGCCTGGTTCGAGTTCGGCCTCTCTCACGTGGCTCAGCACTTTGACACAAATatgctgcaggtggagaatCTGAACTACGCCAGCTCGTCCGCGGTTCTGTTTCAGAGGCTGTCGGTTATTTTCACGGACCTGGTTTTTGTCTTCGGTGCCAGAGA GTGCTGCAGGTGCGTTCAGGAGCAGAAAGGCTCTCGGGACGTTCTGAGCCGTCCGTCCTTCGTCCTCGCCGTTCTGCTGCTCTTCAACTTCGGCCTCCTCATCGTCGACC ACGTTCACTTCCAGTATAAcggcttcctgtttggtttcctgctgctgtcgtTGGCCAAACACCTGCAG TCTCAgcacctgcagggggcgctgctgttctccatcctgctcAACCTGAAGCACATCTACCTGTATGTGGCTCCAGCCTACGGCATCTTCCTGCTGAGGAGTTACTGCTTCACCGAGGACAACAAag acgGTTCTGTGAGGTGGACGAGCTTCAGTCTGCTGCGTCTGATTGGTCTAGGAACCATCGTGGCGAGCGTCTGCGCTCTGTCCTTCGGTCCGTTCATTATGATG GGTCAGCTGCCGCAGGTCCTGTCTCGTCTCTTCCCCTTCAAGCGGGGCCTCTGCCACGCCTACTGGGCCCCAAACGTCTGGGCCCTCTACAACGTGCTGGACAAGAGCCTGGCGACGCTCG gcgTTCGTCTGAAGCTGCTGGACGAGACGCAGCTTCCTCGAGCCTCCATGACGGGCGGACTGGTTCAGGAGTTTCAACACTCGGTccttccctccgtctctccctccgtcACACTCGTCTGcactcttctctccatcctg CCGGCGGTAGCGTCCATCTGGTGGCGTCCTCGTGGTGCTCGAGGTTTTCTGCGCTGCCTGCTGCTCTGCGCTCTGGGCTCCTTCATGTTCGGCTGGCACGTCCACGAGAAGGCCGTCCTCCTCGCCATCCTGCCTCTGAG CATCCTGGCGGTTGAGAGCAGAGAGGATGCTGGGATCTTCCTGGTTCTGACGACCACAGGTCATTACTCGCTGTTCCCATTGCTCTTCACCCCCGCAG agCTGCCAATCAAAGTCGTTCTGATGCTGATTTTTACCATTTACTCTTTCACTGCTCTGAGGAAACtgcacag TGGTCAGGGCTCTCTGCTGCGCCCCCTGGAGGTTGTCTACTTGCTCGGTCTGGTTGCTGTGGCAATCGTCTGCGAAGTCCTCTTCCCTCTGTTACCGTGGCAACAGAAGCTTCCCTTTCTCCCCCTGCTGGTGACTTCGGTGTACTGCTCCGTGGGCGTCTGTTACTCCTTCCTGCGTCTGTACGTCAGTCTGCTGAGGCGGGAGAAGTCCAAACAATTGTGA
- the alg8 gene encoding probable dolichyl pyrophosphate Glc1Man9GlcNAc2 alpha-1,3-glucosyltransferase isoform X2 produces MLQVENLNYASSSAVLFQRLSVIFTDLVFVFGARECCRCVQEQKGSRDVLSRPSFVLAVLLLFNFGLLIVDHVHFQYNGFLFGFLLLSLAKHLQSQHLQGALLFSILLNLKHIYLYVAPAYGIFLLRSYCFTEDNKDGSVRWTSFSLLRLIGLGTIVASVCALSFGPFIMMGQLPQVLSRLFPFKRGLCHAYWAPNVWALYNVLDKSLATLGVRLKLLDETQLPRASMTGGLVQEFQHSVLPSVSPSVTLVCTLLSILPAVASIWWRPRGARGFLRCLLLCALGSFMFGWHVHEKAVLLAILPLSILAVESREDAGIFLVLTTTGHYSLFPLLFTPAELPIKVVLMLIFTIYSFTALRKLHSGQGSLLRPLEVVYLLGLVAVAIVCEVLFPLLPWQQKLPFLPLLVTSVYCSVGVCYSFLRLYVSLLRREKSKQL; encoded by the exons atgctgcaggtggagaatCTGAACTACGCCAGCTCGTCCGCGGTTCTGTTTCAGAGGCTGTCGGTTATTTTCACGGACCTGGTTTTTGTCTTCGGTGCCAGAGA GTGCTGCAGGTGCGTTCAGGAGCAGAAAGGCTCTCGGGACGTTCTGAGCCGTCCGTCCTTCGTCCTCGCCGTTCTGCTGCTCTTCAACTTCGGCCTCCTCATCGTCGACC ACGTTCACTTCCAGTATAAcggcttcctgtttggtttcctgctgctgtcgtTGGCCAAACACCTGCAG TCTCAgcacctgcagggggcgctgctgttctccatcctgctcAACCTGAAGCACATCTACCTGTATGTGGCTCCAGCCTACGGCATCTTCCTGCTGAGGAGTTACTGCTTCACCGAGGACAACAAag acgGTTCTGTGAGGTGGACGAGCTTCAGTCTGCTGCGTCTGATTGGTCTAGGAACCATCGTGGCGAGCGTCTGCGCTCTGTCCTTCGGTCCGTTCATTATGATG GGTCAGCTGCCGCAGGTCCTGTCTCGTCTCTTCCCCTTCAAGCGGGGCCTCTGCCACGCCTACTGGGCCCCAAACGTCTGGGCCCTCTACAACGTGCTGGACAAGAGCCTGGCGACGCTCG gcgTTCGTCTGAAGCTGCTGGACGAGACGCAGCTTCCTCGAGCCTCCATGACGGGCGGACTGGTTCAGGAGTTTCAACACTCGGTccttccctccgtctctccctccgtcACACTCGTCTGcactcttctctccatcctg CCGGCGGTAGCGTCCATCTGGTGGCGTCCTCGTGGTGCTCGAGGTTTTCTGCGCTGCCTGCTGCTCTGCGCTCTGGGCTCCTTCATGTTCGGCTGGCACGTCCACGAGAAGGCCGTCCTCCTCGCCATCCTGCCTCTGAG CATCCTGGCGGTTGAGAGCAGAGAGGATGCTGGGATCTTCCTGGTTCTGACGACCACAGGTCATTACTCGCTGTTCCCATTGCTCTTCACCCCCGCAG agCTGCCAATCAAAGTCGTTCTGATGCTGATTTTTACCATTTACTCTTTCACTGCTCTGAGGAAACtgcacag TGGTCAGGGCTCTCTGCTGCGCCCCCTGGAGGTTGTCTACTTGCTCGGTCTGGTTGCTGTGGCAATCGTCTGCGAAGTCCTCTTCCCTCTGTTACCGTGGCAACAGAAGCTTCCCTTTCTCCCCCTGCTGGTGACTTCGGTGTACTGCTCCGTGGGCGTCTGTTACTCCTTCCTGCGTCTGTACGTCAGTCTGCTGAGGCGGGAGAAGTCCAAACAATTGTGA